GGGAAAAAATGTCCGTGCGTTCATCCTGTGCGTAAGAAATGCAGGTAGCCAGTAAAAACAGGGTAATAATTTTTTTCATATTTTTTTTTTTGAAATTAAAACGCAGGAAAGATAACTAAATTGTCAATCCGTGCAACCTCGAAACATATTTGCCAATGACATCGAATTCCAGATTGACACGGGTACCGATACGGAAGTCCCTGAAATTCGTGTGCTCGTAAGTGTACGGGATGATGGCTACGCTGAAGCTGCTTTTATGAGAATTTACCACCGTCAGGCTGACGCCGTTTACCGTAATGGAACCCTTCTCTATCGTGATGTTGTTTAGCGCCGGATCGTATTCGAAGGTATAATACCAGCTCCCGTTTGCGCTTTCAATGGAGGTGCAGGTAGCGGTCTGGTCGACATGCCCCTGGACGATATGTCCGTCGAGGCGGTCGCCGAGTTTC
This genomic stretch from Flavobacterium pallidum harbors:
- a CDS encoding riboflavin synthase gives rise to the protein MFTGIIESMGVVRELKKDNDNLHITVSASITNELKIDQSVSHNGVCLTVVGINADEYTVTAIRETLEKTNLSDWNQGDAVNLERAMKLGDRLDGHIVQGHVDQTATCTSIESANGSWYYTFEYDPALNNITIEKGSITVNGVSLTVVNSHKSSFSVAIIPYTYEHTNFRDFRIGTRVNLEFDVIGKYVSRLHGLTI